The Paracoccus sediminicola genome has a segment encoding these proteins:
- a CDS encoding tyrosine recombinase XerC codes for MSAPLALSPAMSDAVARWLSGEAGTRDRSDHTITAYRDDVIAFLSFLGGHHGAAATPKSLGLLTQSDMRGFSASERARGLSARSLARRLSAIRSFLRWMSDREGYDLSAALSARMPKYQRSLPRPLAPDQARELLDHAGHHHPDAWISARDAAVLTLLYGCGLRISEALTLEGRDWPLPETLTISGKGGRERRVPVLPAARDAIAAYLELCPWPLKPDGPLFHGARGGPLRAGVLSGAMARMRQSLGLPPSATPHAMRHSFATHLLSAGGDLRSIQELLGHASLSTTQVYTGVDDARLMEVYRKAHPRR; via the coding sequence ATGAGCGCGCCGCTCGCGTTGTCGCCCGCCATGTCGGATGCGGTGGCGCGCTGGCTCAGCGGCGAGGCCGGGACGCGCGACCGTTCCGACCACACCATCACCGCCTATCGGGACGATGTGATCGCGTTTCTGTCCTTTCTCGGCGGCCATCACGGCGCGGCGGCCACGCCGAAATCTCTGGGCTTACTGACCCAATCCGACATGCGCGGCTTTTCGGCGAGCGAGCGGGCGCGCGGCTTGTCGGCCCGCTCTCTCGCCCGGCGGCTGTCGGCAATCCGCAGTTTCCTGCGCTGGATGTCGGATCGCGAAGGTTATGACCTCTCGGCGGCGCTCTCGGCGCGGATGCCGAAATATCAGCGTTCGCTGCCCCGCCCGCTCGCCCCGGATCAGGCGCGCGAGTTGCTGGACCATGCCGGGCATCACCACCCGGACGCGTGGATTTCGGCGCGCGACGCCGCCGTGCTGACCCTGCTCTACGGGTGCGGGCTGCGTATCTCCGAGGCGCTCACGCTGGAGGGGCGCGACTGGCCGCTACCCGAGACGCTGACCATCTCCGGCAAGGGCGGGCGCGAACGCCGGGTGCCGGTCCTTCCCGCCGCGCGCGACGCCATCGCCGCCTATCTCGAATTATGCCCCTGGCCGCTGAAACCCGACGGCCCGCTGTTTCACGGCGCGCGCGGGGGACCGTTGCGCGCAGGCGTGCTTTCGGGTGCCATGGCCCGGATGCGCCAGTCGCTCGGCCTGCCGCCCAGCGCCACGCCTCACGCCATGCGGCACAGCTTTGCCACCCATCTTCTGTCGGCGGGCGGCGATCTGCGCAGCATCCAGGAATTGCTGGGCCATGCGAGCCTGTCGACCACGCAGGTCTATACCGGCGTCGACGATGCCCGGCTGATGGAGGTCTATCGCAAGGCCCATCCCCGGCGCTGA